The genomic window TCAAATCTATGTTTTGATTCAGTGTGTTAGCCCATGAGGTActttaaattacacaaataaatgtttacagtACTCTGTAGTCTAGtagttattcaattcaattttatttatatagcgccatatcacaacaaaagtcgcctcatagatagatatgatacaaaccactgcagtgcagtacctgtaatacctacagcatgttctaatcgctctaataggatattatggtcaacagtatcgaatgctgcactaaggtctagcaggacaagcacagagatgagtccactgtcagaggccataagaagatcatttgtaaccttcactaaagctgtttctgtgctgtgctgagctctgaaacctgactgaaactcttcaaataaaccattcctctgcagatgatctgttagctgtttgacaactactctttcaaggatttttgatatgaaaggaaggttggagattggcctataattagctaagatcgctgggtctagagatgctttttgagtaaaggtttaactacagccagcttgaaggcctgtggtacatagccgattattagagataggttgatcatatttaagatcgaagaattaattaatggcaggacttctttttgtaggaatggggtctaataGATACGTTgaaggtttggaggaagtaattattgaagttaactcagaaagatcaattggagaaaaagagtctaacttaacatcaatggtactaagagtaactgtagataatattacatctgtgggatgattattggtaattttttctctaatgataaaaattttatttgtgaagaagttcatgaagtcattactagttaacgttaaagggatggttggctcaaaagagctctgactttttgtcagcctggctacagtgctgaagagaaacctggggttgttcttattttcttcaatcagtgatgaatagtaagatgttctggctttgcggagggctttcttataaagcagcaaactatttctccaggctaaatgatgatcctctaaatttgtgacatgccatttcctctccagattacgagtcatctgctttagggtacgtgtttgagaattataccacggagtcaggcacttctgattagagaccttagttttcacaggagctacagtatccagagtcgtacgtagtgaggaggtgaaattattaacaagataatcgacctctgttggggtagcgttcagatagctgctctgctctatatTGGTACAgtgcattgaagatgataacagtgggtggattatattctgaaacttagttacagcactttcagaaagacatctactttgataaagtctactctccaccgctgtgtaatcaattattgtaaatgttatcaggaaatgatcagacaggagagggttttcaggaaacactgttaaatgttcagtttctatgccatatgttaaaacaagatctagagtgtgattaaagtggtgggtgggttcttttatattctgagagaaaccaattgagtctaataacagattaaatgccatgttgaggctgtcatttttagcatctacatggatgttaaaatcacccacaataattattttatctgagctcagcactaaatcagatataaagtctgagaaatcagacagaaactctgtgtaaggcccaggtggacgatagatgataacaagtaagactggtttctgagtttcacagctggggtggacgaggctaagcatcaggctttcaaatgaattaaaagtctgtcttggtctttcattaataaataggctggtgtgaaaaattgctgccacaccgccccctcggcctgtgcttcgaggtttctggtagttagaatgactcggggggtgttgattcatttcaactgacataatcatcctgctgcaaccaggtttctgtaaggcagagtaaatcaatttgttgatcaattattaagtcatgtactaacagagacttggaggagagagacctaatatttaataatccacatttcactgttttactctttggttcagatgtggatactgtattgttctttctttgtgattgtttatgtttaaattgtttgttgctggtttttagtttgttttttgtctttttgggagctgacagagtctctatggagatgggtttttttgggggggtagcagcaAGATAAAAAAGCATTCCGATTAGTAggtgatctgctctaccacctcagCTCCAGCCACCTTGGCATTCTGGTTACCTTTTTCAGGCAGCACCCAAAGGACAGACAGTGTGTTAAATGTTATGTTGTAAGAGCTGTAACTTCACAGTGACACAAAACATAAGAGAAAATTAGCTTTATTTGGAATTTACCAGAAATCAGCAGCAAACGAATCAGaacaggaaaacagctgaaagattCTAACTTTTATAGATTTTCATTGATAGACGATATGATAAATAATGAATTTTCAGATAAtgaccaaatcacaacagtaccCAAAACTGCATGTATTGAAACGAGGTGATCTATTTAGTTTGATTCTAGTGAAAACGTGCAATATGTAGTCAAAACATTAcaataaattttttattttagattatcAAGAGCTTATTTCATATTGATACATGTTAAAGGAAGTAGTATCAGTTAgtccaaatcacaaaaaaaatcattcaatATGTAATATTTTGATAAAATTTCACATCTAGTCTAAATCATATAGTTaacatttaaatcaaacaatgaaaaaaaaatcaaacaacattatttttctcattcaAAACACCTATATTAAAATCTCTACtgttgcacaaaaaaaattgataaCTGAATCTTTGacatattcattcattcattcattcatttcctgAAGTTGCTCGACCAGCGCTGGGGACTTCCTTGTTTAGATCCTGTGTTTATAAATAAAGCTTATTAGTCACACCAAGAGTCATGAAATGCAATCTCAACTCGTGCTTACACTTGCATCAGTTTGCTTATTATGTAGTAATACCTATAGATAAAGTAATACCTTATAACCATTCTCCTTGCACCAGTCATTGAAGACTTTCTTGAAttcttcctcttttgtttttatttgttcatcTGTTAGTTCCTTAGGATTCTTCCAGTAAACCCTAAGCATCTCGTCAGAAAACCAGTCTGGGAGGACACTGAACACCTGACATCAGGGACAGCAGCATAAAAATTACATATTACACAGCCAACGTTGTTTTATTGAGGTGCattaaaaagaacacagcatATGGAAATCAAGGCTGTAGTTCTCACATCTGATTTGGGGATTGGTTCTCCTTTATCAGGGTTATCCTTGCGATAGAAATATGCTTTAATGAGGGGGTCATCATTTTCCATCCCATAGTCCAAAGTGACATCCTAAAATGAAATGTTGCAGAGAAGCCTGTATTCATAATATGTAAATAATGACCCAGTGGaggtttaaaacatattttaaataaaatgaacaaaaacaacaacaagatttTAAGAAAAGTTTGATGAATTAATAAAACTCACAATAACTTCAAACTTGTCATCAGGAGAGCATTCACTCAGTTTACCTTCCAAATCCTCCTTAATTTTCTGAAGGATGGAAGAGACAACAgtgtgtgttattattattgttttcttaATCTTGTTTAGTCTTGAGCTGTTCTCATTCTTACCTCAagtgcttcctttttttcttttttcttgtcctGAGAAAGGGGGCAAGTGGGAGGGAGAAGAAAAGATTTATTtagcacagaaaacacaatcacattaaaccaaatatttaaagataatgtttttcttaatttctctgttttaaaaaggatttttaCAATAAATATTGATTTACAGCTTGGTGTTTTAGAGGATACATAGAAAATGAGTCTTGGAAGGTAGTATTGTATGACGTTCTAGTTCCCAGAGGGCTGTGTGATAAGGTAGTGTCAGAATAACACCACATGTACTGTCATCAACCTATAAGActgattttgtattgtttttttcccctagcAGCAGCTTGGCTATAATTAACTTGTGAGTTTTCCTTTCAACAACACACTCGCCTAGCTTCAGAAAAGGAAAATTATATTCCAAGTTTTGTTGATGAATCATGAAAGACTACAAGACTGTGTATGAGACAAGCCTGGGCATGTATGAAAGTAAGAGTCCACAGTACactggtatttttgaaaactgagattttccatttacttaaaaaaaaaaagaagaaaatcctgTCCACACATGCAGTTTTGAAAAAATATCTCTGTCcacatgtaaatgcaaaaaacaaagtcaaatgcTGTCAAGAACATGCCAAATCCTagctgtgtagaaatgttggccagtCTGTGTTGAATGTAGAAGCCACGTCCGAAGTTCACTCTGACACCTCtatctttctaaatggaggggcAGTATATGTAAGCGTGGAAAAACTGCAGTAAGTACAATTAACAGCAACAGTATCTTGTCTTTATCCACCATTGTTGAAATTAATCTCATGTCAACAATAATGTGGCGCAAAGCGtgacgtgtggacgaaaggcccaaacgcatagaaaagctgcgttttcaaaaatacccgtttACACATGGACGTAGACTGATATGCTCTCAGAATCATTCTCCTTGGACACCGGACATAAGGGACAGCAGCATAAAAATGATATATGGCAAAGTCGAAGTTGTTTTATGGAGAAGCATAAAAGAAGAACACAGTGCATGTAAATGAGGGTTATAGTTCTCACCTCTGGTGTTTTAGAGTTCTCCTTGTCATAAGAATATTCTTTAGTGATGGACTTCTCATTTCCCATGTTATATGTCAAAGTGACATTCTAAAATGAAATGCAACAGAGACCCTGTGTTTATATTCATATGTAAATAATAAACCAGTGGAagtttgaaacatattttaaaggaaattaattaaaaaaaaaacaagactttaaAAGTTTGATGAATTAATAAAACCAACATTAACTTCATCTCTGTCTTTCCCGTCCTCCTGAATGTCGTTAACCAGGTTTTTTAACCTTTCCTTTATCTCCTGAAGGATGGAGGAGAGAACATCAGTGTTGTTACTGTTGTTTTAGCTAATCTTGTTTAAAGAGCCGTTCTCATTCTTGCTTTCTTACCTCTCCTGATTTTTTCTTGAATTGGAAAAGGAGGGCAAAGAAAAGGATTTATTCATTACTGAATACACACAGAAAGCACAATTACATGAAACCACATGTTTAAAGATAATGTTTTTCTCAATTTCTCTATTTCACACAGGAGTTTTCACACCCACCACATTTGAGCTGTTCCAAAACATTCTTCagaaaatatatatctataaatGTACAGCTTGGTGTTTTAGTACTTACATGAAAACGACTCTTGGAAAGTAGTATTGTATGCTTTGTAAGTTCAGGTTCTGagtttccctccctcccttcctccatCCATGCATCCCATTCAGTGTGAATACTGGGCTTTTAATACAGGCACATAAAAACATAACTGCATACCTTGGCTTGACCCACACAGCGGTACAGGTCCCGTTCCATGACCCTCTTTAGAATCTCTCTTGCCTGCTCCAAATCttgttctttcttcctttcttcctcgACCCTCTGTAGAATCTCTCTTGCCTGCTCCAAATCttgttctttcttcctttcttcctcaGAGGAAggttccttccttccttcctggtAATGGAGTATTCTTTCAAACACATGATCTTCAgagtaaacacagaaataaattggAAGTTAAGTCAGTTCAAACAAGATCAATTTAGTTCagtttcacaaatgtatcaGTAATGCCTTATAAAGTTATTTATACGAATTTATATCACAAAAAACCCAGCTGAATTATTATAGCAAACATTACTAAATATAATGTAACAGAGTAAAGCCCATCTGCAGACAACAGTAGTTTAAATCAATATAcagttaaattaatttaaaagtgtCAGTCAAAAGAAACAGTCCTATTTGAGTGTTGTCCGTAATCTTTTACAATTTGTATTTGGAGATGGTTTAtctgaaataaactgaatgagaaaaataaatacaattaaaataaaatttaaaaaaagtgtatGGATaaacaatttataatttatacacAACACAGATTGAAGCCACTACCTGTCAGCTTTGTGTATGCCTCCATGTCACCATTTGCCTGGGAGATATTTAGCATCTCCCCTTTTGAACTTTTAATTTTGAAGTCTGGATGGTCATCTACTAGTATGAGGGCATCTTTGAGCCTAGATAAAATGACGCAACATATGACTTCAGGGGCACAACTTCAGACAAGCTAAATGTTGTGTAGTATTGAAAATGGAACTCTAGGTACTCACATAATTTCTACTGCCATTTTTATCTTGTGCTGGCAGGCTCTTCTGTGGATCGAGAGCCTTTGCTGGAATATGTCATACAGGTTTGCAGATTCCTGTTGACAGCCATAGTTTAGTTATAGCTACTCAGATTAATTTttccttaaaaataaatgttaaaaaagcaaaagtcaATACCTTGTCTCTAGAGCAAATGTGCTTAGTTTTTTTCCTATCCTCCTCCACATCACACACCCTGGCAAACATGACGAAGCGCTGATGGTCAAAGCTGTTCGGAATGCCCAGGTGGTGGCAAtccctgagatgggagagaggaaatatgcaaataaaaaaagaaaataaattttaacaaaacctaaaaaaaaaaaccctcatcaaCTTATGGTAAACTCTTCAAAGAACCACGAAGTGTGCTACAAATAGTAAATCATAAAACTAACGAGTTGAAAGCAGAAAACAGTATAAAGTAGTTTTGCGCATTGCAtcaaaatatgaatatttctttTGTAAAGCAAGATTTACCTGGCAAAGTAGTCAAACTTGTCAACATCAATCCCGGTGTTCTTGTTTGACACAATTTCATAGAGAAAGGATTTTTTCTCTTCTCGACCTTTATATGGCCACTGTGGAGACAAAGCCAAAAGACAAACATTAGACActaagactgaagaagtcacttgaatgagtgatgaaacgttcctcccactgaaaacgctatgcccagatgagcagaatcaactttttgggattttcttGGCtgaatgattgagcatgcatcaagacattagaCACTGACTTCTGTAGGAAAGATAATACTTAATTCACCCAATTGACCAGTACCTTCTTGGAAGCATCATTGTTCTGATGTTCATTATCCTGAGCTGCATCATTCTGAGGTTTTTCATCCTGAGGTTTCTTAATCATTTCTTCAATAAACACCAGGTCAGTTCCATCTTCATCTACTTTCAGTCCATATTTCTTCATCACTTCTTTTAAGCCATTTTGATCCAGTAGGTGTTTAAACATTTCAATAGAGGCCTTCTCATGCTGAAAGAATACACAGGTGGATGCTTTAGTGGCGACaggttaaaatggaaaaaaaagcaagcatgcaaaccttatttttattgcacGTTTAAAAAACAGCATCAATTTGCTTTACAAAGCCAATGTACAATATCTGAATTAAAAgcaatacaaaatgaaaaagccaaaaacaagcaaacgaaAGAGCccttcataaaataaaataactttacCAAGTGATCCCTTTCAGACATCATATCCCCTCATATCCCTCTATTATTGTGGACAAGACAATCATACTAAATTTTGAAGTTAGTGCATAGATTTAGTATCTAAAGTACATTTAACATATATGTTACTCTATTCCTTTGTTAAGACAAGAGTGGTTGTTGGTTGATCAGCATtaatgacaatttgcatattaatggcCATTGTTCATCAgtgggctagtttcagtcattatgcaagtgtactgtttataaagttGGGGACACCCGCACTCaaactgaaattttgaattctAGCATtagaacactttttttttttttttttttgctttcctctTGCTTTTCTCATGTCTTACTGCTTAatcttcatcatcctttgtCCACTATATCTACTATTCCTTCTCTCCACAtttccaaaccatctcaaccttGCTTCCATTTGTCACTCGGGTTCAGTGGCCTCTGAAGCGATTACTGCCTAGAACACAGATCATCTGTTTTTATCTACCCATAAGTAGTTTGCACTCAGAACAACTACAAAAATACAGAGTTGTAACTAAAAATCAAACAAGATCTCCCAAGAACTGTTGCTGATGACCTTGTTGGTAATGTTTTAAGTGACCTATGCACTAAACCTACTACTACAATTATTACCAAGGGACTGAATGACACTGTATTAATTCAGAGTACGGTAGTCTGAATGCTGGTAAATTTTTCCCCAACTTAAGAGACTCAAGAGTCTGGGTGATTGTATCAGACCACAgtatcttgttttattttttgttgttttgtttaatttttgttgCAATCACTGGACTACAAGAAGGACAGTGGTACATAGGGTTCagaattgataagaatttagcgATTCCATTTCCATTATCAATATCACTTATTGATTCGATTCCTTCTTGATTCTCAATTCTCATTTGCTCATTGTCACCAGCATCTCTAAGCAGCATACCAAAGACATTAACTTCGTGCAAATTAATTAcatggtcaaatgtttgtgaatgttggaggtatttcccctctttgttgGGATCAGTGTTGGGGTCATCAAATCTGCAATTGAGATTTTCAAAACTGCACATCATGTCTTTAGCATcttatgttctttttaaaatgatttattttagtatttttaaaattttggcaTTGCAGTGTGTTATTGGTCATGGCTAAGAAAATACTGTTGAACTGAAGAAATGTActtaagtttttaaatttagcagTACTACATGTGATTGAGGCAAACAGTAGCCTCAATTTTTTTACATTCTGCAAACTTCTTTGGGTTTACAGTGTAGctataattttacatttgacATATATTTACTCTGTATGGATTTCTCGTTGGGCCTGCTAGAGTTTTTGCAGTGAATAGAATAACAGCTTATAATGTGAATTTTTTGAGTAGTCAGTTGGACCAGAAATGCCACAATATAAATTCTAGTCATTTCCATTAACTGGTAAGTGATAAGAAAAGATTTGATTTGAGTtaaacccaacaacaaccaccctACACCCTTAAGAGCATCCTTACACCACAGGGCCCAGACAAAGGTGGCTGAGATACCCTGAGAGTGAGAGTAGgtactctgattttatttttcagttcagGATTTGACTCAAATACAGACTAGACACCAAATAAAACCATGTCTTCCATAAATTATGatcaattcagttttgtttggcATCAAATCACAAGAgtcacctcaaagtgctttatattataaagtaaaaatactACAATAATATAGAGAAAACCCCATCAACCACGTCTTTTTATGCCTAGTGTGTCATATTTGATAGAAAcagttttttgagtttttgagCCTTCTACCATCGTcggtgtgatttttttctctctctgagaacacattttaagtaattaaaaaaagacagatgtaGGAAATACAATGGAAGTCACATCTGAAAATTGAAATGTActtaatatctttttttaaaaattgtcaaATGTATCAATAAActctccatttaaaaaaaataaattgaattttctGGAAATAATATCATATTTAAGGTTTTAAGGGGTTGACAGGAAGAAATCGCTGGCAGAACAAGGCTCAGggaagggcagccatctgctgcaaccagttttggcgtgaggggaggaagacagggcaAAAGAGAGCAAGAACCATTAAtagtaatgattaaatgcagattggtgtattaacacatagtgagtgaaaaaagttCAGTGAAGAAGATATATTCTTCATTCATGAGAAGCCCCAGCAGCCTAGCTTTATTGCAGCAGATGCAGGGTCACCTAAACCAGCCCTAACTATAGAGCATATAGTTAGCGTTTGATCAGATGACCCTGCATCCTCTCTTAATTTATAGACAGAGGGTGATTAAGGAAGATAGACAGCTaggagaaacaaaataaaggtgCAGACAATCAAGACAATCACAGGGGAAGTAAAACTCAAAGCAAGGCAGAAGAGATACTATTACCTATCAATTTAACTATTataataaaacaagaaataacacagagaaaagacacacacCAAAACAAGACACAACAAGAACACCAGAGAGGCAGGAATAACAAAGTTGAGATAAAACGGACACTCGCCATAATAAtggaaaaataccaaaagattATCAACATACTAGAACAATAAAGGTAACAAACACAAATCTAAttataatgaaacaaaaaaaatcttagccgtaaacactgaaaagcaggaaaaaggTAAATAGAAACTCAGACATGATTATATTAACGAAGGGATCAAAACTCCAAAATATTACAGAAACTAAGAACCATAGCACCGGGAAACATAGTTCTTCAAAGTTTAAAACCAGTTGCCTCTAAAGCTCAGATcgctttttaatttaattatttaaatttgtATATATGTTCCAACTATTATTTCAAACTCTTACCGTCCATTTTTCATTGTCTGTGACTTCTTTGTCTGCTTTgccttttttgtctcttttgatTGCATCCATAAACATCCCatcaaaaaaatgagaaaagggcCCATGTCCTTTATATGACAAAATAAACATATGATATGAACAACAGAGTGATTTGTGATAACTTCTTAAATGTTGATCCTGTTAAATacatggattttattttctgctttcatttaaGACTTTGTTAGTCCTAGCCACATCAGTGGTCAAAGTCAACATAGTACTTGACATGGGAATGGTTTCATTTGACTTTCATGTTTAATAACACCCTATGATGACTATCTGCAACATAATACTTATGCTACAAAAAGTATGTGTATTACTTACCTAGGTCATGACAAAGACCGGCAATCTGCACACAGAGAACATCTTGGTCACTGATGAGTGATTTCTTCAACTCATCTAACCTCTCCAACTTCTCAAACTTCTCCACATCCTTAGGCTTAAACCTTTGCAACATCTTCTTATCCTCAGGATTCAACTCCTCCAAACCCTCAGACTTGGAGTTCTGCAATTTCTTCAACTTCTCCAACTTCGTAAAATCAAGGTTCTCCAACTCTACCAATTTCTCTAAATCCTCCAACTCCTCAGCCTTCAACTTCTCAAAATCCTCAAGCTTCGAATTCTGCAATTTCTTCAACTTATCCAAATCCTCAGGCATCAACTCCTGCAGCTCCTTCAAATCCTGAGGCGTCAAGTTCTGCAATTTCTTCAACTGTTCCAAATACTCAGGCTTCAACTTCTTCAACTTCTTCAACTCCTTCAACTCCTTCAACTCCTCCAGTGGCTTGATCTGCTCCAACTGCTTCACCTTCAGAGCTTTTGCAAGCTCACCTGCTAAATGTGCCAccctttacagggagtgcagaattattaggcaaatgagtattttgtccacaccATCCTCTTCAtacatgttgtcttactccaagctgtataggctcgaaagcctactaccaattaagcatattaggtgatgtgcatctctgtaatgagaaggggtgtggtctaatgacatcaacaccctatatcaggtgtgcataattattaggcaacgtcctttcctttggcaaaatgggtcaaaagaaggacttgacaggctcagaaaagtcaaaaatagtgagatatcttgcagagggatgcagcagtctcaaaattgcaaagcttctgaagcgtgatcatcgaccaatcaagcgtttcattcaaaatagtcaacagggtcgcaagaagcgtgtggaaaagccaaggcgcaaaataactgcccatgaactgagaaaagtcaagcgtgcagctgccaagatgccacttgccaccagtttggccatatttcagagctgcaacatcactggagtgcccaaaagcacaaggtgtgcaatactcagagacatggccaaggtaagaaaggctgaaagacgaccaccactgaacaagacacacaagctgaaacgtcaagactgggccaagaaatatctcaagactggtttttctaaggttttatggactgatgaaatgggagtgagtcttgatgggccagatggatgggcccgtggctggattggtaaagggcagagagctccagtctgactcagacgccagcaaggtggaggtggagtactggtttgggctggtatcatcaaagatgagcttgtggggccttttcaggttcaggatggagtcaagctcaactcccagtcctactgtcagtttctggaagacaccttcttcaagcagtgctacaggaagaagtctgcatccttc from Astatotilapia calliptera chromosome 20, fAstCal1.2, whole genome shotgun sequence includes these protein-coding regions:
- the LOC113013852 gene encoding deoxynucleoside triphosphate triphosphohydrolase SAMHD1-like isoform X3, translated to MAKVFNDPIHGHIELHPLLVKIIDTPQFQRLRNIKQLGGVYFVYPGASHNRFEHSIGVAHLAGELAKALKVKQLEQIKPLEELKELKELKKLKKLKPEYLEQLKKLQNLTPQDLKELQELMPEDLDKLKKLQNSKLEDFEKLKAEELEDLEKLVELENLDFTKLEKLKKLQNSKSEGLEELNPEDKKMLQRFKPKDVEKFEKLERLDELKKSLISDQDVLCVQIAGLCHDLGHGPFSHFFDGMFMDAIKRDKKGKADKEVTDNEKWTHEKASIEMFKHLLDQNGLKEVMKKYGLKVDEDGTDLVFIEEMIKKPQDEKPQNDAAQDNEHQNNDASKKWPYKGREEKKSFLYEIVSNKNTGIDVDKFDYFARDCHHLGIPNSFDHQRFVMFARVCDVEEDRKKTKHICSRDKESANLYDIFQQRLSIHRRACQHKIKMAVEIMLKDALILVDDHPDFKIKSSKGEMLNISQANGDMEAYTKLTDHVFERILHYQEGRKEPSSEEERKKEQDLEQAREILKRVMERDLYRCVGQAKKKSGEEIKERLKNLVNDIQEDGKDRDEVNNVTLTYNMGNEKSITKEYSYDKENSKTPEDKKKEKKEALEKIKEDLEGKLSECSPDDKFEVIDVTLDYGMENDDPLIKAYFYRKDNPDKGEPIPKSDVFSVLPDWFSDEMLRVYWKNPKELTDEQIKTKEEEFKKVFNDWCKENGYKDLNKEVPSAGRATSGNE
- the LOC113013852 gene encoding deoxynucleoside triphosphate triphosphohydrolase SAMHD1-like isoform X2, producing MAKVFNDPIHGHIELHPLLVKIIDTPQFQRLRNIKQLGGVYFVYPGASHNRFEHSIGVAHLAGELAKALKVKQLEQIKPLEELKELKELKKLKKLKPEYLEQLKKLQNLTPQDLKELQELMPEDLDKLKKLQNSKLEDFEKLKAEELEDLEKLVELENLDFTKLEKLKKLQNSKSEGLEELNPEDKKMLQRFKPKDVEKFEKLERLDELKKSLISDQDVLCVQIAGLCHDLGHGPFSHFFDGMFMDAIKRDKKGKADKEVTDNEKWTHEKASIEMFKHLLDQNGLKEVMKKYGLKVDEDGTDLVFIEEMIKKPQDEKPQNDAAQDNEHQNNDASKKWPYKGREEKKSFLYEIVSNKNTGIDVDKFDYFARDCHHLGIPNSFDHQRFVMFARVCDVEEDRKKTKHICSRDKESANLYDIFQQRLSIHRRACQHKIKMAVEIMLKDALILVDDHPDFKIKSSKGEMLNISQANGDMEAYTKLTDHVFERILHYQEGRKEPSSEEERKKEQDLEQAREILQRVEEERKKEQDLEQAREILKRVMERDLYRCVGQAKKKSGEEIKERLKNLVNDIQEDGKDRDENVTLTYNMGNEKSITKEYSYDKENSKTPEDKKKEKKEALEKIKEDLEGKLSECSPDDKFEVIDVTLDYGMENDDPLIKAYFYRKDNPDKGEPIPKSDVFSVLPDWFSDEMLRVYWKNPKELTDEQIKTKEEEFKKVFNDWCKENGYKDLNKEVPSAGRATSGNE
- the LOC113013852 gene encoding deoxynucleoside triphosphate triphosphohydrolase SAMHD1-like isoform X1 — protein: MAKVFNDPIHGHIELHPLLVKIIDTPQFQRLRNIKQLGGVYFVYPGASHNRFEHSIGVAHLAGELAKALKVKQLEQIKPLEELKELKELKKLKKLKPEYLEQLKKLQNLTPQDLKELQELMPEDLDKLKKLQNSKLEDFEKLKAEELEDLEKLVELENLDFTKLEKLKKLQNSKSEGLEELNPEDKKMLQRFKPKDVEKFEKLERLDELKKSLISDQDVLCVQIAGLCHDLGHGPFSHFFDGMFMDAIKRDKKGKADKEVTDNEKWTHEKASIEMFKHLLDQNGLKEVMKKYGLKVDEDGTDLVFIEEMIKKPQDEKPQNDAAQDNEHQNNDASKKWPYKGREEKKSFLYEIVSNKNTGIDVDKFDYFARDCHHLGIPNSFDHQRFVMFARVCDVEEDRKKTKHICSRDKESANLYDIFQQRLSIHRRACQHKIKMAVEIMLKDALILVDDHPDFKIKSSKGEMLNISQANGDMEAYTKLTDHVFERILHYQEGRKEPSSEEERKKEQDLEQAREILQRVEEERKKEQDLEQAREILKRVMERDLYRCVGQAKKKSGEEIKERLKNLVNDIQEDGKDRDEVNNVTLTYNMGNEKSITKEYSYDKENSKTPEDKKKEKKEALEKIKEDLEGKLSECSPDDKFEVIDVTLDYGMENDDPLIKAYFYRKDNPDKGEPIPKSDVFSVLPDWFSDEMLRVYWKNPKELTDEQIKTKEEEFKKVFNDWCKENGYKDLNKEVPSAGRATSGNE